The following DNA comes from Janthinobacterium sp. TB1-E2.
CGGCCAGCAGGCTTTCGCTGCTCTGCGTGCCGTGGCAAGCCGTCAGCAGGGGCAGCAGCAAAGTACAGCACAGCGCAACGGCCGGCAGGCCAGGGAAAGGGCGGGGCAGGGTAAAGGCCATGGAAATCTCCGGTAGCGGCGTGCGTGGACGATTAGCCGATTCGCGATGGGCGATGGGCATGGCCTAGCTTAAAAAGATGGCCGCAGGACTCCTTGATTGCGCTCAACAAGCCGCTGATTGTCCGCGCGCATGCTGGCCGCCGGCCCGTGTTTCTTGTTCCCGCTCAAGAATGGCCCGATTGGCAACCGTAGAATTTCCCGGACGGCGATGCTCGTGCCGCAACCATTCGGAGCACATGCATATGGATAGCAAGGTGGAAAGCAACGCGAATAGCAAGGTGATTGGCAAGGGCGGCGTGGTGGCGGTGGTGGGGCTCGGTTACGTGGGCTTGCAGCTGGCCGTGGCGTTTGGCATGCGCCAGCGCACGATCGGATTTGACTTATCGGCACGCAAGGTGGAAAGCTACCGCAGCCATGTCGACCCGACCGGTGAAGTCAGCACGGAACAGCTGCGCGCGGCGCAATGGCTGAGTGTCGGCTGTGATCCGGCCGAGCTGGAACTGGCCGATTTCATCGTCGTTGCCGTGCCCACGCCCGTCGACAGCGCGCACAATCCCGATTTCTCGGCCCTGGCCGGTGCCAGCGCGGCCGTCGGCCGGCACATGCGGCGCGGCGCCATCGTCATCTACGAGTCCACCGTGTATCCGGGCGCCACCGAGGAAATCTGCATCCCTATCCTCGAACAGCATTCGGGCCTGCGCTGGAAGGAAGACTTTCATGTGGGCTTTTCACCCGAGCGCATCAATCCCGGCGACAAGGACCATACCCTGCACAGCATCCGCAAGGTGGTCTCGGGCGACGACGACGCCACCCTGGACCAGGTGGCCGCCCTGTACGAAGGCGTGGTAGAGGCCGGCGTGCACCGGGCGTCGAGCATCAAGGTGGCCGAGGCGGCCAAGGTGATCGAAAACACGCAGCGCGACCTGAACATCGCGCTGATGAACGAACTGGCCATCATCTTCGACCGCATCGGCATCGACACCCTGGAAGTGCTGCAGGCGGCGGGCACGAAATGGAATTTCCTGCCGTTCCGGCCCGGCCTGGTGGGCGGGCACTGCATCGGCGTCGACCCATACTATTTGACGCACAAGGCGGAAATGCTGGGCTACCACCCGCACGTGATTCTGGCCGGGCGCCGCATCAACGACGGCATGGCCAAGTTCGTGGCGGAAAAAACCATCAAGGAAATGGTGCGGGCCGGCTTCAAATTGAAAGGCTCGCACGTGAACGTGCTGGGCCTGACCTTCAAGGAAAATTGTCCGGACCTGCGCAACTCGAAAGTGGTCGACATGATCCACGAACTGCAATCGTACGGCGTGCAGGTGCACGTGCACGACCCCGTCGCCGATGGCCGCGAAGCGCTGGAAGAATACGGTTTATTGCTGGAAAGCTGGGAACAGCTGCCGCAGGCCGAGGCCATCATCAGCGCCGTCTCGCACCAGGCCTTGCTGGCCCGTCCGCTGGCCGATTTCCAGGCCAAGGTGCTGGAAAACGGCTGTTTCATCGACATCAAATCGCATTTCGACCCCCGGCCGCTGGAAGACGGCGGCCTGCACGTGTGGCGGCTGTGATGGCGGCCGACACCTTCGATCGGGCCGCAAACGCGGCGCGAAGCGCCTCCGCTGGCGATCCGGCTGCCGGCGCCTATGCGCAAGCCTGCGAACAACTGAACAAGGAACCTCGGCGCTGGCTGGTGACGGGCGTGGCCGGCTTCATCGGTTCGCACCTGCTGGAAACCTTGCTGAAGCTGGGACAGGAAGTGCGCGGCCTCGACAACTTCATGACGGGACACCGCCACAATCTGGAACAGGTGCGCGCCAGCGTGGGCGAGCAGGCGTGGCAGCGCTTCACCTTCATCGAAGGCGATATCCGCGACCCGCAGGCATGCGCGCGCGCGTGCGGCGCGCCTGCACCGGTGCAGGCCACCTGCAGTGGTGATGGTGAGGCAGACGCAGGTACAGATACGACCGCTGGCGGCGGCGTCAGCAGCGGCAGCTTGGCCGAGCGCGGCCGTGCCGGTGCGGGCGGCCCCGTCGCCGCGGTCGATTTTGTGCTGCACCAGGCGGCGCTCGGTTCCGTCTCGCGTTCGCTGGAAGACCCGCTGCTGTGCCACGCCGTCAATGTCAGCGGCTTCCTGAACATGCTGGCCGCGGCCCGCGACGCGGGCGTGCGGCGCTTCGTATATGCGGCCTCGAGCGCCACGTATGGCGACCATCCAGCCCTGCCGAAAGTGGAACAGCACATAGGCGCGCCGCTGTCGCCGTATGCTTTGAGCAAATATGTCAACGAACTGTATGCGCAAGTGTACGCGCGCTGCTACGCCATGCAGACGGTGGGGCTGCGCTATTTCAATGTCTTCGGTCCGCGCCAGGATCCGCTGGGCGCCTATGCGGCCGTCATTCCCCGCTGGATCGCCGCCATGCTGGATAACCAGGCCGTGCACATCCATGGCGACGGCGCCACCAGCCGCGACTTCTGCTTCGTGCACAATGCCGTGCAAGCCAATATCCTGGCCGCCACCGGCACCGACCCGGCAGCCGTCAACCAGGTCTACAACGTGGCCGTCAACGCCCGCACCAGCCTGACGCAGCTGCACGCCGCCATGCAGCAGATGCTGCTTGCCGCCCGCCCGCAGCACGTGCCGCTGGCGCCGCACTATGGCGAATTTCGCGCCGGCGACGTGCGCCATTCGCAGGCGGACATCGCCAAGGCGGCCCGCCTGCTCGGCTATGTCCCCACGCACAACCTGGCGCAAGGCTTGCGGCAGACCATCGCCTGGTATGTGGAGCAGGCTGAACGGGCTTGAATGGCAAGCTTGCCACGCGCTAGGCATATGCTGGCCAGGTACACTCCGATATCCGCCCGACCGCCCGATCGCCTGCCGTTCAGCGTTCAGCGTTCAGTGTTCAGTGTTGCGCAGGCGGCGCTGCCGGCATGGTTGACGCAGGCGACGCGGGCGGCTCCGGTACGCCTTCGGTCTTGCTGCGCAGAACCCGGGGCGTGCCGCGGAAATCGGCTGTATGCAGGGTGACGGGACGGCGCCAGACGCGGGCGATGTACGCCAGCACCTGTTCCGCCCGCTCCAGGTCGAGGCCGCGCCCGTCGCGCTGGTGATCGTGGCGCAGTACCAGGCTGCCGTCGTCGTTGAGCAGGGTGACGGCGATACACGGCGCGCCATAGTTGTATTTGGGCGTCAGGATGGCTTCGCGGATGGCCAGCAAGTCGCGGCTGGCCATTCGTGTTTCGCCATCGCGGTGGCTTTCATGCACGAACAGGCCCAGGCGGTCAGCCAGTTCCCCATCCAGATAGTTGCGAATGAAACTGCAGTCGTCGTCGTCGCGGCAAATCTGGCGCGCCCGCGCCAGTCCTTGGCGCTCGATGATGTGTTCCCACATGCAAAAACCCAGGTGATACGGGTTGACGGCCAGCGCCTGCTGGTGCTCGCCCGCGTAAGGGCGCACCACGTCCGAGTGCGACTTGATGGCGGACAGGTACAGGGCCGGCGGCAGGAAGTCGGCTTCGCGCAGCAGCCGCGCATGCCAGTAAGAGGCCCAGCCTTCGTTCATGATTTGGCAGGCGTACACGGGATAAAAGTAAAACGACTCTTCGCGCACGGCCAGGAAAATGTCGCGTTCCCAGTTAGCCAATTCCGGCCCATATTGCGCAATGAACCAGAGTAAATCGTATTCGGGCTGCGGCGGTACGAGCGGGCGCTGCGCCAGCCGTGCCCGCGCCGCCTCGTGCGCCGCCAGCGCCGCTGCTTCACCGGGCAAGCGCTGGTAACGCCGCGCAAAAGGATCCGCAAAACGATCGTCTGCGCCAGCCCTGTCTTGCGTGCCAGCGACACCGGCTGGCCCGGATAGCGCGCCATAGGGCGGGCGGTGCAGCTCGGCATGGATGTCCACGTGCTGCTCCAGCGCCAGTGCCGCGTCGAGCACGGCTTCCACCTGCTCCTGTCCGTGCCGCTGCAGCGCCATTTCGAGACGCTGCGCCCGCGCCGCGCTTTGTTCCAGGATGTGCTGGCCCGCCATGGCGCCGAAACGCAGGAACAGGGCATTGCGGCTGGCGAAGTCGGCGTGGCCCAGCACATGGGCCGTGACGAGGGTGTTTTCGGCCACGGAATTGTGCTCGGCCATGTAGGCATGGCAAGGATCGCCGGGAAACATGACTTCGAACATATGCGAGTTGCCCATCTTTTGATGCACGAGCTGGTGGATGTAGCGCACGCCGAACGACCAGTGGCGCATGCGCACGGGCAAGCCATAGATGGCGATCTCGGCCATGAAGCTGTCCGGTACCAGCTCGAACTCGACCGGCGCAAACTCCAGCCCTAGTTCCCGCGCCAGCGCTTCGATGCGCGCCGCGTAGCCATCCAGGTTGGCTGTGTCAGGCGTCATGCCGTTTCCTCCGTATCGGCCGCCTCGTGCTGGAAAAAAGTGCGGATGGCCGCCCAGATATCGTCATTCCTGCTGAGAATGCTGCTATGCAAGGGCAAGCCGCGCCGTTCCTGCTCGGCAAACAAGCTGTGCATTTCCGTTTCCAGGCTGCGCGGCACGCCGGGCACGGTTTCCACATAGCCCATATAGTTGAGCAAGGCGGCCAGTTCACCGAGGGCCAGGCTGGCCGCTCCCCGGTCTTCGCTAAAATTCTCGCCATCGGATGCATAGAACAGGTAGGCGTTGTAGCGTCCCGGCGCGTAGTGTTCCTGCAGCAATTCGCGGCTCAGGCGAAAGGCGGTGGACGCCATGGTGCCGCCCATGCCATTGACCTGGAAGAACTCGGCTTCGGAAAATTCCCAGGCCCGCGTCGTATGCGCGATAAAGCGCGCTTCCACGCGCGCATATCTGCGGCGCAAGCCCTGCAAGGCAAAGAAAAAGAAGGATTTGGCCAGCTTGCGCTCGGCCTGCGCCATGCTGGCCGATACGTCCAGCACGAAAAACACGACGGCATTCGTGCTGGGCCGTGGCTGTTGCAGTACCTGGCGGTAGCGCAAGTCGTCATTGGTGAAAGGCACGGGTTGCGCTTGCAGGGCGCGCCGCTTGATCGCTTCCTTGACGGTGCGCCGCCGGTCCAGCCGCGAACGGGCGCCATGTCGGTCCAGGCCGCTACGCACGAGCCGTACGTCGTCGATAGCGCCCAGGTGGCGCGGTTTCAGGTGCGGCAGCTCGAAAGCGTCCCATAGCCAGTCGAGTATATCGTCAATGGCAAACTCGAGCAGCAGGCGCACGGCTCCCTCGCCATCGCCGCCTTCGCCTTGCGTTCCGGCCTCGCCCGTGGTGGCGGGACGGGCTGCGCGCAGGATATCGCCGGGCTGGCCGCCACCCTGGCCCGCGCCCACGCTGTTGCGCGCGGGCGCCAGGCGGAAACGCGCATGTTCGAGCAGGTGCATGGGTACTTGCACCGTGCGCTGCTGCGGCCCGCCGATCAGGTCAGGCGTGGCGATCAGTTCGGGCAAGTACGCCTGCACGGCGTCGCGCACTTTCTGGTTGTGGCGGAGCCAGTCGCGCGCGCCACGCGAGAACAGCCCGTACCAGGGGCGGGCCAGGGCAGGCGCGGACGATCCCACTGGACTATCGTGCTTGGCGCTGCCTGGCGAGGTCGTGGCGGACATGGTTATTCCTGCGCCAGCAAGGTGGTCACGTAGTTGAGCGCTTCGCGCGCGCTATGGGCGTCATAGCCATATTCGTCGACCAGGCGCTGTTCGACGGCGGAGATCCTGGCCCGCACGTCGTCATCGGGCCGCTTGGCCGAACCCACGAGGCGCAGCACGTCGCGCCGCTGCTCGAACAGATATTGCTGGATGGCGTCGTGCAATTGCGCATGGCTGCCCAGGCCAAACGCCTCGCCCCGCTTGAAGGCGCTCATGGCCTTGCGTACCACTTCTTGGCGGAACGATTGCTTGCCCGAGTCGCTGATGTGGATTTTCTCTTCCACGGCGCGCAGGAAGCGCTCGTCGGGACGGCGTTCTTCGCTGGTGATGGGGTCGCGGATCTGGCGGTTGTCGAGCATGGCTTCGACTTCATCGAGATATTTGTTCAGCAAGTCTTGCGCTTCCTGCTCGAACGACACGAACAGGGCCTTGTGCACGTCGGCCTTGACCCAGCGGTTATAGAAATCCTTGCGTGTGAGCACCAGGTAATCGACCCACTTGCGCTTGCGCCGCGGTTCGATGCGCGCATCGCTTTCGATGCCATCTTTCAGGGCCAGCAGCACGTCCATGGTGGACAGGCTGTTGCGCTGGGCGGAAATGATGGCGTGCGACAGGGCATTGATGACGAAACGGGGCGAGACGCCCGACAGGCCTTCGTCGGGCGACTTGTCGCGCTCGCGCACGCGGCGGATGTCGGCATGCTGCAAGTCGTCGACGTCTTCGTCGGCATACACGCGCAGTTTCTTGACCAGTTCGGCTTCCTTGTCGTCGCCCTCGGGCAAGCGGCTGAGGATGGCAAACACGGCCGCCGCATGCAGCACGTGCGGATCGAGGTGCACGTCGCGGAAGGCGGGCGCGGCCGCCTGGATCAGCTTGCGGTAAATGCGCGCTTCTTCGCGGTAATTGAGCGTGTACGGCACTTGCACGATGACCATGCGGTCGAGCAAGGCCTCGTTTTCGCTTTCTTGCAGGAATTTGCGAAATTCGGCCAGATTCGTGTGCGCGAGGATGGTTTCGTCGAGGTAAATCAGGGGAAAGCGCGACACCTTGACATTCTTTTCCTGCGTCAGGGTCAGCAGCAGGTAGAGGAATTCCCGCTTGACCTTGAGGATCTCGATCATTTCCAGCATGCCGCGGCTGGCCGCATACACGGCGCCGGACCATGACCAGGCGCGCGGATCGCCTTCGTCGCCGTACTGCGCCACTTTCGACAGGTCGACGGAACCCACGAGGTCGGCCAGGTCGGCCGTGGTGGGATCGTGCGGCGCATACGTGCCGATGCCGCAGCGGCCCGCCTCGGACAGGTGGATGCGCTCGACGGGCATGCGCAGGAAGTCGCCCGCGTACTGTTCTTCCAGGCGGGCGCGGCAATGGGGACACAGTTCGCCGTGCAGCTCGGCATCATAGCTGGCGCGAAAGTCGGCGCGCATGCTGTGCGGCACCAGGTGCAGCGGCGATTCGTGCACGGGACAGCCGGCGATGCCGTACAGCGCGCCTTCGCTGCTGTGGCTGTATTCTTCCAGCCCCCGCTTGAGCAGGATCACCATGGTCGACTTGCCGCCCGACGGCGGACCCAGCAACAGCAGCATGCGCCGGCCCACTTCGGAGCCGGCGGCGGCCGCCTTGAAGTAGGCGGCGACGCGGTCGATCGCCTCGTCGATGCCGAACAGCTCGTCGTCGAACAGGCGGCAGCGGAAACGTCCGGCATCGTCCGTCTGGCCGTTCCAGCGCATCATGTCCCACAGGTACTGGTGCGCGCTGCGCGTCAGCAGAGCCGCGCGGCCGGGCAGGATCTGCTCGATGAAGTCGGCAAAACTGCCGCGCCATGGACTGATGCGGTGTTTTTCCGCCCAGGCCGCCATGCCGTGCATAAAACCGGCATGTTGGTCCGCAGGCGCGTCGTCGGATTGGCGTGTCATACCAGGGCTCGTCATTGTTCCCCCATCCATACCGTTGCTGCCGTGGAGCAGACCCAATTCCAGCCTGCCAACCAAGTATACGGCGCTGCCTCTGCCCGCACGCCTGATCTCGCTCAACCTTGACGAGGGAACTATTTTTATCCTCGCTGCCCCCGCTGGGACAGGGCGGCCATGTGTCGGCGCGGTTCAACCCAGATCAATACCGGCCCGCGCGGCCAGCCCACACTGGTGTTTCGGAACGACCCACGAGGAGAGCATGATGATTGGCAACGAGAATGGTTTCAGCGCCCCGCCTGGCGGCAGCGGCAGGGGACAAAGCGCGGACGATGAAGAGGCCGTCGGCCAATTTGCCGCCCCCGGCGAAGACGACAATACGATCGAGAGCGCGTCCGTCTCGGACATGCCCGACGCCTTGAGCGGCGTCAGCATGGAATTGCTGGAAATCAAGCGCAGCATCGAAGACGGCATGCGCCAGTCCATCTCCCAGGCGGCCGGCGTGCGCGCGGCCGATGCCTTCAGCGACGGCGGCAATATCCAGGGCGTGTCCATCGGCCTGGGCGAGGGCGCCAGCGACAGCTCGTCCGGCGAGCCGGGCTTGCCGGCCCTGACCCTGTACGTGGCCGAGCCCACTTCCGTCGACCGCGCCAAGGCCGCCATCGTGGGCGCAATGGGCGTGCGCGCCGTGTCCAGCGACAGGGTGCCCGTCAATATCGTCGTCACGGGCGTGATCGATGCGCAGCCGCACCGTTTCCGCTTGCGCCCCGCGCCGGGCGGCGTGTCGGTCGGGCATTTCCGCATCACGGCCGGCACCATCGGCTGCCTGGCCGTGGGGCGCAGCGCGCCGCGCAACAGCCGCTTGATGATCCTTAGCAACAATCACGTGCT
Coding sequences within:
- a CDS encoding S1 family peptidase — encoded protein: MMIGNENGFSAPPGGSGRGQSADDEEAVGQFAAPGEDDNTIESASVSDMPDALSGVSMELLEIKRSIEDGMRQSISQAAGVRAADAFSDGGNIQGVSIGLGEGASDSSSGEPGLPALTLYVAEPTSVDRAKAAIVGAMGVRAVSSDRVPVNIVVTGVIDAQPHRFRLRPAPGGVSVGHFRITAGTIGCLAVGRSAPRNSRLMILSNNHVLANSNGGVFNDCIVQPGPIDGGRCPQDQVAVLERFVPINFSGGVNFVDCATGWAWPDRVRPELVYLSGGVPAYFRISNALVAPALGMMVGKSGRTTQLTQGRITGLGATINVNYGGGRIALFQDQIAITGVSGAFSAGGDSGSSIWTWNQQRNPVGLLFAGGNNITFANQMRRVVVALDINLYT
- a CDS encoding SpoVR family protein, with the translated sequence MTPDTANLDGYAARIEALARELGLEFAPVEFELVPDSFMAEIAIYGLPVRMRHWSFGVRYIHQLVHQKMGNSHMFEVMFPGDPCHAYMAEHNSVAENTLVTAHVLGHADFASRNALFLRFGAMAGQHILEQSAARAQRLEMALQRHGQEQVEAVLDAALALEQHVDIHAELHRPPYGALSGPAGVAGTQDRAGADDRFADPFARRYQRLPGEAAALAAHEAARARLAQRPLVPPQPEYDLLWFIAQYGPELANWERDIFLAVREESFYFYPVYACQIMNEGWASYWHARLLREADFLPPALYLSAIKSHSDVVRPYAGEHQQALAVNPYHLGFCMWEHIIERQGLARARQICRDDDDCSFIRNYLDGELADRLGLFVHESHRDGETRMASRDLLAIREAILTPKYNYGAPCIAVTLLNDDGSLVLRHDHQRDGRGLDLERAEQVLAYIARVWRRPVTLHTADFRGTPRVLRSKTEGVPEPPASPASTMPAAPPAQH
- a CDS encoding SDR family oxidoreductase, with amino-acid sequence MAADTFDRAANAARSASAGDPAAGAYAQACEQLNKEPRRWLVTGVAGFIGSHLLETLLKLGQEVRGLDNFMTGHRHNLEQVRASVGEQAWQRFTFIEGDIRDPQACARACGAPAPVQATCSGDGEADAGTDTTAGGGVSSGSLAERGRAGAGGPVAAVDFVLHQAALGSVSRSLEDPLLCHAVNVSGFLNMLAAARDAGVRRFVYAASSATYGDHPALPKVEQHIGAPLSPYALSKYVNELYAQVYARCYAMQTVGLRYFNVFGPRQDPLGAYAAVIPRWIAAMLDNQAVHIHGDGATSRDFCFVHNAVQANILAATGTDPAAVNQVYNVAVNARTSLTQLHAAMQQMLLAARPQHVPLAPHYGEFRAGDVRHSQADIAKAARLLGYVPTHNLAQGLRQTIAWYVEQAERA
- a CDS encoding serine protein kinase — its product is MTRQSDDAPADQHAGFMHGMAAWAEKHRISPWRGSFADFIEQILPGRAALLTRSAHQYLWDMMRWNGQTDDAGRFRCRLFDDELFGIDEAIDRVAAYFKAAAAGSEVGRRMLLLLGPPSGGKSTMVILLKRGLEEYSHSSEGALYGIAGCPVHESPLHLVPHSMRADFRASYDAELHGELCPHCRARLEEQYAGDFLRMPVERIHLSEAGRCGIGTYAPHDPTTADLADLVGSVDLSKVAQYGDEGDPRAWSWSGAVYAASRGMLEMIEILKVKREFLYLLLTLTQEKNVKVSRFPLIYLDETILAHTNLAEFRKFLQESENEALLDRMVIVQVPYTLNYREEARIYRKLIQAAAPAFRDVHLDPHVLHAAAVFAILSRLPEGDDKEAELVKKLRVYADEDVDDLQHADIRRVRERDKSPDEGLSGVSPRFVINALSHAIISAQRNSLSTMDVLLALKDGIESDARIEPRRKRKWVDYLVLTRKDFYNRWVKADVHKALFVSFEQEAQDLLNKYLDEVEAMLDNRQIRDPITSEERRPDERFLRAVEEKIHISDSGKQSFRQEVVRKAMSAFKRGEAFGLGSHAQLHDAIQQYLFEQRRDVLRLVGSAKRPDDDVRARISAVEQRLVDEYGYDAHSAREALNYVTTLLAQE
- a CDS encoding nucleotide sugar dehydrogenase, whose translation is MDSKVESNANSKVIGKGGVVAVVGLGYVGLQLAVAFGMRQRTIGFDLSARKVESYRSHVDPTGEVSTEQLRAAQWLSVGCDPAELELADFIVVAVPTPVDSAHNPDFSALAGASAAVGRHMRRGAIVIYESTVYPGATEEICIPILEQHSGLRWKEDFHVGFSPERINPGDKDHTLHSIRKVVSGDDDATLDQVAALYEGVVEAGVHRASSIKVAEAAKVIENTQRDLNIALMNELAIIFDRIGIDTLEVLQAAGTKWNFLPFRPGLVGGHCIGVDPYYLTHKAEMLGYHPHVILAGRRINDGMAKFVAEKTIKEMVRAGFKLKGSHVNVLGLTFKENCPDLRNSKVVDMIHELQSYGVQVHVHDPVADGREALEEYGLLLESWEQLPQAEAIISAVSHQALLARPLADFQAKVLENGCFIDIKSHFDPRPLEDGGLHVWRL
- a CDS encoding DUF444 family protein, giving the protein MSATTSPGSAKHDSPVGSSAPALARPWYGLFSRGARDWLRHNQKVRDAVQAYLPELIATPDLIGGPQQRTVQVPMHLLEHARFRLAPARNSVGAGQGGGQPGDILRAARPATTGEAGTQGEGGDGEGAVRLLLEFAIDDILDWLWDAFELPHLKPRHLGAIDDVRLVRSGLDRHGARSRLDRRRTVKEAIKRRALQAQPVPFTNDDLRYRQVLQQPRPSTNAVVFFVLDVSASMAQAERKLAKSFFFFALQGLRRRYARVEARFIAHTTRAWEFSEAEFFQVNGMGGTMASTAFRLSRELLQEHYAPGRYNAYLFYASDGENFSEDRGAASLALGELAALLNYMGYVETVPGVPRSLETEMHSLFAEQERRGLPLHSSILSRNDDIWAAIRTFFQHEAADTEETA